Proteins encoded in a region of the Cytobacillus pseudoceanisediminis genome:
- a CDS encoding ABC transporter permease, whose product MKSSSLFFGRLINSWKYQFGIFRSVADWTIMVYLIVPGAIIFGMIYRSWWLETPEWIANLPMFLLFFLLYIYSWLGNFRPFIQEADKVFLVKNKSLYLGMRKWGVGYSLFFQAVSTGAIIALLLPFLKNSYFLQWSQIIALLTFFITLKWTLMTVSYSLKRIEGKFRKYVIGFLLFVLLSWFSQLVYSLWNFGADFPVYMISAVLLSGTLTRVSQMLKGISAVDFEILLEQEEKTKYIKWIFMMAPEIEKPAISMRTKPLLFRNSRRIFKKRTPITGLIELFIKIFIRNPSFIFSYFQIISVSAAGIIAIPPLWIKVIVSGVFLFLMYTWLSITWDKSIMSHPFTKKYSEKDSYFTAKNRTVIALFFLAILILGLIVSALTIILARFGILGA is encoded by the coding sequence ATGAAAAGTAGTTCGCTCTTTTTTGGAAGGTTAATCAATAGCTGGAAGTATCAATTTGGTATTTTCCGTTCCGTTGCAGATTGGACCATCATGGTTTATCTCATTGTTCCCGGTGCAATCATTTTTGGAATGATATATCGCTCCTGGTGGTTGGAAACGCCTGAATGGATTGCAAACTTGCCAATGTTTCTCCTTTTCTTCCTGCTTTATATTTATTCATGGCTGGGTAACTTTCGCCCATTTATACAAGAGGCTGACAAGGTGTTTCTGGTGAAAAATAAGAGCCTCTATTTGGGAATGAGAAAATGGGGAGTTGGCTATTCACTTTTCTTTCAGGCAGTCAGTACAGGCGCGATAATCGCTCTTCTTCTTCCCTTTCTAAAGAACAGTTATTTTTTGCAATGGAGTCAAATCATTGCCCTGCTGACTTTTTTCATTACTTTGAAATGGACGCTTATGACAGTTTCCTATTCTCTGAAAAGGATTGAAGGGAAGTTTAGAAAATATGTAATTGGCTTTCTGCTGTTTGTATTATTGAGCTGGTTCAGCCAGCTCGTTTATTCTCTGTGGAATTTCGGTGCAGACTTTCCGGTTTACATGATTTCGGCAGTGTTGCTTTCCGGCACTTTAACGAGAGTCTCCCAGATGCTGAAAGGGATATCGGCCGTAGACTTTGAAATTTTGCTTGAGCAGGAGGAAAAAACAAAGTATATCAAATGGATATTTATGATGGCTCCTGAAATAGAAAAGCCTGCTATTTCAATGAGGACAAAACCTCTATTATTCAGAAACTCCAGAAGAATCTTTAAGAAGAGAACACCCATTACGGGACTGATAGAATTATTCATAAAGATTTTCATACGGAATCCCTCCTTTATTTTCAGTTATTTTCAAATCATTTCTGTAAGCGCAGCGGGGATTATTGCCATTCCGCCACTATGGATAAAAGTAATTGTGTCGGGTGTCTTTCTTTTCTTGATGTATACATGGCTTTCTATTACTTGGGATAAATCCATCATGTCCCATCCCTTTACAAAAAAATATAGTGAAAAAGATTCCTATTTCACCGCAAAGAATAGAACGGTTATAGCCTTATTCTTCCTCGCCATTTTGATCTTAGGACTGATTGTAAGCGCCTTGACAATCATCTTGGCAAGGTTCGGCATTCTTGGTGCATAA
- the dat gene encoding D-amino-acid transaminase, with product MEYVILNGDLIERSEAKVDIEDRGYQFGDGVYEVIRVYNGKMFTADEHLERLLESGRKIELDIPYSIGQLKQMLAEMIERNNLELGIVYMQFSRGTSPRNHAYPGADVAPVLTAYTRETSRPVESMRNGVKASLIEDIRWLRCDIKSLNLLGNIMAKQKAAQSGCFEAIQHRGDTVTEGSSSNIAIVKDGTLYTHPATNLILNGITRRKINEICRGNGVALEESAFTKDDLLDADEVFMSSTSAEITPIIEIEGKPVGNGSPGPITNKLQNLFEEAIEKECGSLTVKIR from the coding sequence ATGGAATATGTCATTTTGAACGGTGATTTGATCGAACGCTCTGAAGCGAAAGTAGATATTGAGGACCGCGGCTATCAATTTGGTGATGGCGTCTATGAAGTAATCCGCGTCTATAACGGAAAAATGTTTACGGCAGATGAGCACCTTGAAAGGCTGCTTGAGAGCGGAAGGAAAATAGAGCTCGATATCCCTTATTCTATAGGGCAGCTTAAACAGATGCTTGCAGAGATGATCGAAAGGAATAATCTTGAACTTGGAATAGTATATATGCAATTTTCCAGGGGGACTTCTCCAAGAAATCATGCTTATCCTGGTGCAGACGTTGCACCGGTGCTTACAGCCTATACCCGTGAAACCTCAAGACCTGTTGAGAGCATGAGAAATGGTGTTAAGGCTAGTTTGATTGAAGATATACGCTGGCTGCGCTGTGACATAAAGAGTCTGAACTTGCTTGGCAATATCATGGCAAAGCAAAAAGCAGCACAATCGGGCTGCTTTGAAGCAATTCAGCATCGCGGGGATACGGTAACTGAGGGAAGTTCTTCCAATATAGCGATTGTAAAAGATGGGACACTATATACGCACCCTGCAACAAATCTGATCCTAAATGGCATTACCCGCCGTAAAATCAACGAGATCTGCAGGGGAAATGGAGTAGCACTTGAAGAATCTGCTTTTACAAAGGATGATCTGCTGGACGCGGATGAAGTCTTTATGTCCAGTACATCAGCTGAAATTACTCCGATTATAGAGATTGAAGGAAAGCCGGTTGGTAATGGAAGTCCTGGTCCCATCACAAATAAATTACAGAACCTTTTTGAAGAGGCAATTGAAAAAGAGTGCGGCAGTTTGACGGTTAAAATTAGATAG
- the cysK gene encoding cysteine synthase A — MKVVNNLADLIGDTPLVKLNKLAPENGASIYAKLEFYNPSRSVKDRAAYNMIVEAEKAGQLKPGSTIIEPTSGNTGIGLAMNAAARGYKAILVMPDTMTAERINLLKAYGAEVVLTPGDDKMPGAIQKANELAEEIPNSFVPMQFENSANPDAHRYSTAVEIIEGMKEIGKPLSAFVATAGTGGTITGTGEVLKEHYTGLEVHVVEPKGSPVLSGGKPGRHKLVGTSPGFVPEILNTDVYDEIHQIKDEEAYDTTRRMAREEGILVGPSSGAACYAAIQVAKRLKPDDVVVFIVCDTGERYLSSDLFQFE, encoded by the coding sequence ATGAAAGTTGTTAACAATCTCGCGGACTTAATTGGAGATACTCCACTTGTTAAATTAAATAAGCTCGCCCCTGAAAATGGAGCAAGCATCTATGCAAAGCTTGAATTCTACAATCCAAGCCGCAGTGTAAAAGACCGCGCGGCTTATAATATGATTGTCGAAGCTGAGAAAGCAGGCCAATTGAAACCAGGTTCAACTATTATTGAACCAACCAGCGGAAACACCGGCATCGGGCTTGCAATGAATGCAGCAGCACGTGGCTATAAGGCCATTCTGGTTATGCCTGATACCATGACGGCAGAGCGCATCAACCTTTTGAAAGCATATGGAGCAGAAGTTGTCCTGACTCCTGGAGATGACAAAATGCCCGGTGCTATACAAAAAGCAAATGAGCTGGCTGAGGAAATTCCAAACAGCTTTGTGCCGATGCAATTTGAAAATAGCGCTAACCCTGATGCACACCGCTATTCAACAGCAGTCGAAATTATTGAGGGCATGAAGGAAATCGGCAAACCACTCTCTGCCTTTGTTGCCACGGCAGGCACTGGCGGCACGATTACCGGCACAGGAGAAGTTTTGAAAGAGCATTATACTGGATTGGAAGTACATGTTGTGGAACCCAAGGGCTCACCTGTCCTATCAGGCGGAAAGCCTGGCAGACACAAGCTTGTCGGCACAAGTCCCGGATTTGTTCCGGAAATTCTCAATACGGATGTTTATGATGAAATCCATCAAATCAAAGATGAAGAAGCATATGATACAACGCGCAGAATGGCAAGAGAAGAAGGGATATTAGTCGGTCCATCCTCAGGAGCAGCCTGCTATGCTGCCATCCAGGTTGCAAAAAGGCTAAAGCCGGACGATGTTGTCGTATTCATCGTTTGCGATACTGGAGAAAGATACCTTTCAAGCGATCTTTTTCAGTTTGAATAA
- the thpR gene encoding RNA 2',3'-cyclic phosphodiesterase: protein MKEYCGNLSPKLPFSRWVHQEDYHITLAFLGSAPQEKLQKAAKLAADSIRHEKRFPLHICKLGVFGKQDAPRIFWCGTQQDKHLQDLRSKVYSACQEAGFELETRPFKPHITMARKWAGTFPFQENMLDAYSPFKEEPLEFEASEVVLYQTHLDKTPKYESIAIFPLVGE, encoded by the coding sequence TTGAAAGAATACTGTGGGAATTTAAGTCCAAAATTGCCTTTTAGCCGCTGGGTCCATCAAGAGGATTATCATATTACCCTAGCATTTCTAGGGTCTGCACCCCAGGAAAAACTGCAGAAAGCAGCCAAGCTTGCCGCTGACTCAATCAGACACGAAAAAAGATTTCCTCTGCATATCTGCAAACTTGGCGTATTTGGAAAACAAGACGCACCAAGAATTTTCTGGTGTGGAACACAGCAGGACAAACATCTCCAAGATTTAAGATCGAAAGTATATTCAGCATGCCAGGAAGCGGGCTTTGAATTGGAGACAAGGCCATTTAAACCTCATATCACTATGGCAAGAAAATGGGCCGGCACTTTTCCGTTTCAGGAAAACATGCTGGACGCTTACAGTCCATTCAAGGAGGAGCCCCTTGAATTTGAGGCTTCAGAAGTCGTTCTATATCAGACCCATCTGGACAAAACACCGAAATATGAAAGCATTGCCATCTTTCCGCTCGTGGGGGAATAA
- a CDS encoding NERD domain-containing protein has product MGQLIKLQDYVSRYQQDIFVYPSRFVRLKKQQWDKWHKAWESNDSFNPQSGQQYTAGTAEWLEEEKEPLMEKLKGLLKRGKNEELEEYGASGDELKKEEEVLEFEASFAVRPETIENLKHQFLDQLFRFQMKWATSTLTEKSFPDKHYYYDEKLKYFLQRYPDTYLVMFNPIFLLKKAPVETETIVISPTEVWCISFLEEEDSAVFSGSKDRFWTKKGKGEEKKVLNPLLALNRTEKIVRKIFEIHSIELPIKKALLTRNGYIDYPAAPIDVQLIDKRTYDQWFQTMRSQRSPLKHVQLKGAQVLLQYCQTASVKRLEWENRDES; this is encoded by the coding sequence ATGGGACAGTTAATTAAATTGCAGGATTATGTTTCACGTTACCAGCAAGACATTTTTGTATATCCTTCCCGATTTGTCAGACTAAAAAAACAGCAGTGGGATAAATGGCATAAAGCATGGGAATCAAATGATTCATTCAATCCTCAATCCGGGCAGCAATATACAGCCGGCACAGCGGAGTGGCTTGAGGAAGAAAAAGAACCGCTCATGGAAAAACTAAAGGGGTTGTTAAAGCGGGGAAAAAATGAAGAATTAGAGGAATACGGGGCTTCCGGGGATGAATTGAAAAAGGAGGAAGAGGTGCTTGAATTTGAAGCCTCCTTTGCTGTGCGTCCAGAAACAATTGAGAATTTAAAACACCAGTTTCTAGACCAGCTTTTCCGATTCCAGATGAAATGGGCAACCTCCACATTAACGGAAAAATCATTTCCCGATAAGCATTACTATTATGATGAAAAGCTAAAGTATTTTCTGCAAAGATATCCGGATACGTATCTTGTCATGTTCAATCCGATCTTTCTGCTGAAAAAGGCTCCGGTGGAAACAGAAACTATTGTTATAAGCCCGACAGAGGTATGGTGCATCAGCTTTTTGGAGGAAGAAGATTCAGCAGTATTCTCAGGTTCGAAGGATAGATTCTGGACAAAAAAGGGAAAAGGGGAGGAAAAGAAGGTCCTGAATCCGCTGCTTGCATTAAATAGGACTGAAAAAATTGTCCGAAAAATATTTGAAATTCATTCTATTGAATTGCCGATTAAAAAGGCTTTACTTACCCGAAATGGATATATTGATTATCCGGCAGCTCCTATTGATGTTCAGCTAATCGATAAAAGGACCTATGATCAATGGTTTCAGACAATGAGAAGCCAGCGTTCGCCTCTCAAGCATGTTCAATTAAAAGGAGCGCAGGTACTGCTTCAATATTGCCAGACTGCATCAGTCAAAAGGCTGGAGTGGGAGAATCGCGATGAATCATGA